Proteins encoded within one genomic window of Gallaecimonas pentaromativorans:
- a CDS encoding protein-L-isoaspartate(D-aspartate) O-methyltransferase, with translation MANDGAGARTRLTAQLRQEGVCNERVLAAMAAVPRHWFVDDVLGHKAYDNTALPIGEGQTISQPYIVARMTELLLRGGSLGRVLEIGTGSGYQTAVLAQLCEQVFSVERIKNLQYQARRRLQRLDLHNVQMKHGDGWQGWSTKAPFDGIIVTAAPSAIPDALLAQLADGGVMVIPVGDDQQLLKVITRQGQTYTVDDVEWVRFVPLISGSLL, from the coding sequence ATGGCCAACGACGGCGCAGGAGCACGCACCCGCCTGACAGCCCAGCTGCGTCAGGAAGGTGTTTGTAATGAAAGGGTACTGGCCGCCATGGCCGCCGTACCTCGGCACTGGTTTGTGGACGATGTGCTGGGCCATAAGGCCTACGACAACACCGCCTTGCCCATAGGGGAAGGCCAGACCATTTCCCAGCCTTATATTGTGGCGCGCATGACCGAGCTGCTGCTCAGGGGCGGCTCTTTGGGCCGGGTGCTGGAAATTGGCACCGGCTCGGGGTATCAAACCGCAGTACTGGCACAACTTTGCGAGCAGGTGTTCAGCGTCGAGCGCATCAAGAACCTGCAATATCAGGCTCGCAGGCGGTTGCAGCGGCTGGATCTGCACAACGTGCAGATGAAGCACGGCGACGGCTGGCAGGGCTGGTCAACCAAAGCCCCCTTTGACGGCATCATCGTAACCGCCGCCCCCAGCGCCATCCCTGACGCCCTGTTGGCGCAGCTGGCCGACGGCGGGGTGATGGTTATTCCGGTGGGGGACGACCAGCAGCTGCTCAAGGTGATCACCCGCCAGGGCCAAACCTATACCGTGGACGATGTAGAGTGGGTGCGCTTCGTGCCCCTGATTTCTGGAAGCCTTTTGTGA